In a single window of the Sulfitobacter indolifex genome:
- a CDS encoding lipoprotein, putative, whose product MRSWVSYYFIAIFMILGLGACGFEPTYASGSQLGRDLENIKLVAPTNREEYIFTRSFEQRLGRNVGASTTLRYNISIYDQGLDVSDMNISHKIGNVSYQLIDETNGDVITSGKVDSFTSYSSEGTLSVAAQDDASERLLIILADKVISRLTAQLPVS is encoded by the coding sequence ATGCGAAGTTGGGTAAGCTATTATTTTATAGCCATTTTCATGATTTTGGGTCTCGGCGCCTGTGGGTTTGAGCCGACCTATGCCTCTGGCTCTCAGCTGGGTCGAGATCTTGAGAATATTAAGTTGGTGGCGCCTACAAACCGGGAAGAGTACATTTTTACCCGCAGTTTTGAGCAACGTCTGGGTCGCAACGTGGGTGCCAGCACAACCTTGCGGTATAATATCTCGATATATGATCAAGGCTTGGATGTGAGCGACATGAACATTTCTCATAAAATAGGAAATGTGAGCTATCAGTTGATCGATGAGACGAATGGGGATGTGATTACCTCTGGAAAAGTAGACTCCTTCACATCCTACTCTTCCGAAGGAACTTTGTCTGTTGCCGCACAGGATGACGCCAGTGAGAGGTTGCTCATCATTCTGGCAGA